From the Phoenix dactylifera cultivar Barhee BC4 chromosome 10, palm_55x_up_171113_PBpolish2nd_filt_p, whole genome shotgun sequence genome, one window contains:
- the LOC103707105 gene encoding nuclear transport factor 2-like isoform X2 yields MAAPQTSAAAPGSPPSAQVVGNAFVQQYYHILHQSPELVYRFYQESSKLGRPEAYGALISVTSMKAINEKILSMDFHRAEIKTVDSQDSLDGGVFVLVTGYLTGKDNVKRDFTQSFFLAPQDKGFFVLNDIFRYVGEAERQLGSQGLENGAGAPLSLEQDSPPQEEQHVSEPESCPQEEEEEANEEEVSNPSDNGEGSVVEEEELVGEVIDEAPNSSQAVISDAAAATVQEEAPKKSYASIVKVMKEIAAPLSVPTSASARPPPAKPEGQAAPAPMAATAPDIPAANSSVVESNNVQEAEADGHSIYIKSLPLNATPDQLEEEFKRFGRIKPGGIQVRSHKLQGFCFGFVEFEEANAVQSAIEVYIVALLLRTHEHRSQPCLLFNAATAYNVVCDEAGYC; encoded by the exons ATGGCTGCCCCGCAGACGAGCGCCGCCGCCCCTGGATCTCCCCCCTCTGCCCAAGTG GTTGGGAACGCTTTTGTACAGCAGTACTACCATATCCTTCACCAGTCGCCGGAGCTGGTGTACCGGTTCTACCAGGAGAGCAGCAAGCTCGGACGGCCCGAGGCTTATGGCGCCCTGATCTCCGTCACCTCCATGAAA GCGATCAACGAGAAGATACTGTCTATGGACTTCCACAGAGCGGAGATCAAGACAGTGGATTCCCAAGATTCGCTCGACGGTGGGGTGTTCGTCCTCGTGACGGGATATCTCACTGGGAAGGACAATGTCAAGAGGGATTTCACCCAGTCTTTCTTCCTGGCTCCCCAGGACAAAGGCTTCTTCGTTCTGAATGACATATTTAGGTATGTTGGAGAGGCCGAGCGCCAACTTGGAAGCCAGGGTTTGGAGAATGGCGCTGGTGCTCCTCTTTCGCTGGAGCAGG ATTCCCCTCCACAAGAGGAGCAACATGTTTCAGAGCCAGAGTCCTGTCcgcaagaagaggaggaggaagccaATGAGGAGGAAGTGTCCAACCCTTCGGACAATGGAGAGGGTTCAGtcgtggaggaggaggaactgGTTGGTGAGGTGATTGATGAAGCACCAAACAGTTCGCAGGCAGTGATCTCTGATGCAGCTGCTGCTACTGTTCAAGAAGAGGCACCAAAAAAATCATATGCTTCAATT GTGAAAGTCATGAAAGAAATTGCTGCTCCATTATCAGTTCCAACATCTGCTTCTGCTAGGCCACCACCTGCTAAACCAGAAGGTCAGGCAGCCCCTGCTCCTATGGCAGCTACAGCACCTGATATTCCTGCTGCTAATTCTAGTGTGGTTGAAAGCAACAATGTACAAGAGGCAGAAG ctGATGGCCATTCAATATACATAAAAAGTTTGCCTTTGAATGCTACACCCGATCAGCTGGAAGAGGAGTTCAAGAGGTTTGGTCGTATTAAACCTGGTGGCATACAAGTTAGAAGCCATAAG CTTCAAGGGTTTTGTTTTGGTTTCGTGGAGTTTGAGGAGGCTAATGCAGTCCAAAGTGCAATAGAG